The window TTCATTGGGTTTGGATAGTCAGCCAACTCAAATGACCTGGGTTGGTTGGTGTCAATCTTGATAATTTTCATTTGAGAAGAAACACCTTCATCATTGTCTGTAAAATACATTTCCATGATGTTTCCATCTGGAAAACTGGTGAAATATGAGCTGTTTTGTTCCTTCATTTTTTTGGTAATTAGGGGGCTGTTTTTGCTCCAAAAACCTTCTAATCCTTCAACAGGTTCTTTGCTGATCCAATATGTGCCTTCCGAATCTTCAGACTCCATGCGGTATTCTTCACAGGTATAGCCCAAAATTTCCTTGGTATTTCCTGTTTTTTCAAAGGTACCATTTCCTAGAGAATTCCCGTCATTATCGACCGGGTAGTTATCCATCATGCCACCATAATCCATTCCGAAAGCCATACTGGATTTTTCCTCCTCATTCTCTACCAAAATGACAGTTGCATTGTTTTTATGATCCATAATAATGATCGATTTTTCAGAATCATTTTTACCTTCGGGATCTATAAATTCCATCCCATAATATTCAGAATTATCTGTTAGGAAGGAATTAAAATTTACGGGGTCTTCTTCTTTTCCTTTTTTATTGGTGCTTTTGATTTCTATCACAGCCAATCCCGTAAAGCTATACTCACTTTCCGTATCAACATTCATATTGATTGATCCCATCACTTTGCTGAAATCATATGTAGTTCCATTTGAGGATCCACCTTGACCGGTAGTATCTCCCTCAGTATTTTCTCCGAGGTCTCCATATAGGTTTCTAAAAGTTTTTTCAAGCTGCCTTTGGGTAGCTTTTTCAACTTCTTTCTCCACTGTTTTTTCAACAGCTCTTGAAACCCCTTGAGAAGCCGCTCTCTTTATCTTGCGCAACAATTGGGAATGTGCATCATAACTTAAGAAGGACAAGGATATTAATAAAATAAACAATGATTTGAAATTCATAGCATGTTTTATTGTTATACAATTTAAAGTTATGAAATATTCGTAATAAGTCCTAAAGTTGATCTTGGCGTAGGTAATAAGTTAAATTTCAAGAATATATTCTATGATTCCGGCATTTTTCCCTTTTGGTCTTGTTACAAGTAAAGGAACTTTATTATTGACTTGAATGAGCCGTTCTGCGAGGCTGCCTATAAATAAGGCCGTGGCGGCTGTTCTACCTTTGGCCCCAATGATGATGAGGTTTGCTTCTATTTCTTGTGCTTTATTGATAATGTCAATAACCGGATCATCGTCTTCATCTTTTGTATAGAGGGGTTTAATTTTATATCCCTTGGTGTCAATCTTCCGGATAAATTTTTTATAATTGACTTCGGCATGCTTGAGCATAATGGCACTGAACTCTTCATAGGTTTTCCCTGTAAAATGGTAACCTGATGGGACTGAATATACATTTTGGCACAGGATTTCCGATTTACCTCCATTTTTTTCAGTAATTTCAATGGCTTCCTCAAGGGCATCTTTGGAATAGTCTGAGAAATCACTAGGAACAAGTATTCTTTTTACCTTAGGATTACTGTTCTCAGGGACAATTAAAAGGGAGCATGAAGCCCTTCTTGCCAAGCGCTGTGTGATCACCCCGGAGCCGCTGATAGTGGTCTTTTTACCCACCAGGATTATATCTGCTGACTTTTCACTAGCAAGTTTGAGTATTTTTTTGGAAAGTTGACCTTCTCTAACAACAAAGCTGGTGTTTATTTCCAAATCCGGATCCAAATTTTCCTTTACTACTTGTTTCATTTGGCTTTTCCTTTCCTCCACCATATTATTGATCAGGTTAGGGAATTCGGCCAACACATCCTTAGGGATGCTTAAATTTCTAATAATATTTGTGAAATAAATCTTCTTAGATTGGTTGCTCTTTGCGATAAATGCGGCAAATTTTACCAATGTTTTGTCCATCTCTGATTGGTCAAGACAAACAATGATTTTTTTGATTTGATACATTATTATAAATAATTAAAGGTTCTGTCAGGTGAATGCTAATGGGTAATTATCCACACCAAACATCAATTGCCAAAGGTTTTAAATTAATAAAATAATTTCTTAATACAATTTTTTGTAGGCTGTTTTTAAAAGATAAAATAAGCGGTTAAGGCATAGCTCTTTCTATAGTCATGGAGCAAATACTGGAAGTCTAGGTTTGAGGTTTCCTCATATTGATTGTATATTTGCATTGTGGTTCGGGTCAGCGACATGTTCAAACTTCACAATTGATTAATATACCGAGTGAAGCGCATTTTCAAAACCAGGCCTCATCTTTCTTTGGAAAGACCTCGTATCATTTATGATGCAGGATAACAGTGGAAGGTTGCGAGAAAAGCGCAGCTCAAATCTTGTTTAACTGGAGGTTTGTAACACTCCATGATTCGGACCATATTTAAAAGGGGGACTGCTTGTCAGTCCCCCTTTTTTTGTCTTAATACAATACTCTAAATCGGATGGTGCCTTGTATGGCTTTCAGTTCGTCTATTACCTTACTACTATAAGCCTTGTCAATATCCGTAATGACATAACCAATTTTTTCATTGGTTTTTAAATATTGACCCACAATGTTTATATCAAAAGCTGCCAAAACGTTATTTATTTTAGCCATGATGCCCGGCTCATTATGGTGAATATGTATTAGCCTGTGCGCATCGTGCAAGAAAGGCAACTGTATATTAGGGAAATTTACACTATTGTAAGTATTTCCTGTGTTGATGTATTCAATGATTTTTCCCGGTACAAATCGCGCAATGTTTTGCTGAGCTTCCAAAGTACTTCCTCCTATATGAGGGGTAAGGATAGTATTTGGCAATCCTTTCAAGGCCGATTCGAAAGGTTCTGAATTGTTCTTAGGCTCTTTAGGAAATACATCTATTCCTGCCCCGGCCAGATGACCGGAATTTAATGCATCACGAAGTGCAGCAACATCCACCACATGCCCCCTACTTAGGTTAATAAGGTAGGCACCTTTTTTCATTTTCGCGATTTTTTCTTGGTCTAGCAAAAGTTCATTTTCCTTTCGGCCGTCCACATGCAATGAAATCACATCGCAAGTTTCGAGAAGCTCGTCTAAAGAATCTACTTTCGTGGCATTCCCTAGGGCAAGTCTTTCTACCAAATCATAATAATATACATTAAGGCCCATGTTTTCGGCCAAAACTGATAATTGTGACCCAATATTGCCGTAACCTATAATGCCTAGTTTCTTACCCCTGATTTCAAAACTTCCATTGGCACTTTTATTCCATTTACCTTCATGCATTTTGGTGGTCTTTTCTATCATCCCACGCATTAAGAAGATTATCTCTGCAATCGCAAGTTCCACAACTGATCTGGTGTTGCTAAAGGGTGCATTGAATACAGCAATCCCTTTTTCCTGACATGTTTCCAGATCAATTTGATTGGTACCAATACAGAAAGCACCTATAGAAATAAGCCTGTCTGCATTTTCTAAAACCTTTTTGGTAACCTGAGTTTTAGAACGGATGCCCAGAACAGATACTTTTTTTATTTTTTCAGCAAGTTCTTCCTCTGAAAGTGCGGAACTGATGACTTCTACATTGTAGCCTTCTGCTTTCATTAACTCCACTCCTATAGGGTGAACATTTTCCAATAAAAGCACATTGATTCGACTTTTTGGATAAGAAAACTTTTTATTCATTTTATTCACATAGAGAATCTCATCTAAGCTAGGGGCAATATGGTCAGCTTTTGAAGAAACTGAGGGCCTATGAATATTTTCGGTAAAAGCATAAAATTTATTGGCAACACCTGAAGCTTTGATTTCATAATCCGTGTATCCATCACCGATTACATAAATGTCGCCACTAAGATTTAACTTCTTGATTGTTTCAGGCTTTCCATTGTTTTTAGACAAAGGATTGTCTTTATTAAAACCGATGATTTTACCCGATTCGTCATAAACAAATTCATTGGCAAAGACATTTTCCGGTTTGATACCATAACTGGTCACGATAGGACTGACAAAATCTTTAAAACCATTGGAAATGATATAAATGTCAGCTCGGTTTTCAAGCAAAAACTCTTTGTTTCTTTGGAATGAATCTGAAACCTTTTTCTTTAATTCAGAAATCAATTCAGAGATTTGATCTTTGTTGGCATTCAAAATCTCTACCCGCTTGACAAGGCTCTCTCTAAAAGTGAGTTTACCTTCCATTCCCTGATCAGTAATGTCCTTTATTGATTGTAGCTTTTCAGCTTTGGCCGGATCATCTCTAAGGCTAATTTCACCTAAAATATCCAAAGCTTCTACCTTTGTAAAAGTGCTGTCAAAATCAATAATAAACTTTTTGGTGGCGGTCATTTTTAAGCAATTTTTTATGAGTTGCAAAATTAATAGATTATCGGGGAAATTTTAATTATTAGGATAAAATAACTTGTGAACATTTCAAGATCTCCCTAACATTTTTAACTACTCATAAATTTTAATTCATTTCAGTTTAGAAATATGAAACCTTTTGCTTCACAAATCGATTTTAAAAAGAAAAGAAATTAACTTTGAGTGACAGCTTCTAGCGAAGAGGATAACAAATAGTATTTTCCCGATTTTAAAAATTTTCCGAATGCCTTTAGCAATAGACAATATAAGAGTAGGCCGAGTTTATAAACTTGTAAACTTTGGGGAGATCAGGTATTTGGAAGTTATGGAACGGACAGGCAGGGAGAATTTCAAAATGAAAGATTTGGATACCTTAGAGCATTATGAACTTGAAGAGTTATTGCGCTGGGGGAAAGGGAAAGATTATGATTTGGACGAAGTACGCTAATTAATTGATCAATGAATGAAAATAATAGCTTAATAGGCGCCATCGCAAAAGCCAAATGCCCGAAATGTAGGAAAGGTAACATCTTCCCTGTCTCGGTGTTTAGCTTTCGAAAATTATCTGATGTGAATCATAATTGTCCCAATTGCGGTGCAGAACTCGTTCCAGAACCGGACTTCTATTATGGAGCCATGTACATTAGTTATGCACTGTCCGTTGCATTGTTTGTGAATGTTATGATTGTTCTAAATTATGTTTTTGACGATCCTGACCTTATGGTTTATATCCTTTCTGTCGTGTTTTTCAATGTGCTATTGCTGCCTATTATGCTCAGGTATTCTAAAGTGCTTTACCTGTATTGGCTAGGCGATATATCTTACCAAGAAAATAAAAATAACCCGGTTCAATAAACCCAATTTTTCAACATTATACCTCAACCTGTACAGGCATAAGCTCCCGGTTAGTTAAACTTACAAGAAATAAGTTTGATGTGTTATTGTTGAATAAAACTTACTTATAGTTTGCTATGCATCGAATAATGAGAAATATTATTATACCTGTAAGTCATGATATTTTCATTAAGGATCCATTAAGTTCAGCACTAGGGAAGAGAATTCTCAAGGAAAGCCTTGCTTTAATTGAAGTCAAGGGTATCGAAGCATTTAATTTTAAAATGCTCTCGAGTAAAGTTGAGTGTACAGAGGCCGCGATTTATAGGTATTTTGAGAACAAAAACAAATTGTTGTTGTATTACATCAATTGGTATTGGGGCTGGCTAGAATATAACCTAGTTTATTGCACAGCTAACTTAGAAAGTCCTGCTGATAAATTAAAAATGGCCATCTCTCTCCTTGTGGAAGGCCCATTATACCAAGAGAATCAATACTTAAACATTCACTCTCTTAATAGAGTTGTGTGGGAAGAATCGAACAAATCTTTTATGATAAGGGAGTTAAAAAGTGATACTAAAAGTAAAATGTTGCAACAGTTTTATGATTTTAGTGAACGGCTAAAAGATTTGATTATCGCTTACAAGCCGGATTTTCCCTTCCCAAAAGTATTGGTATCGACACTTATTTGGTCAAGTATTCTGAATACATTTAGCCAAAGGCACATGGCTGACTTAATTGAAGAAAATTTTAATGGACAGAATAAAGTAGATTTTTATTACAATATGGTTTTTAATTCGCTTAAAAGATGAATGAACAATTAATTAATACTCCTCTAAAACGATTTTTTAGTTTGTTAAAGAGTGAGAAGAAAGAGATTTATGCCATCTATTTTTATGCTGTACTCAACGGTTTGGTCTCCTTGTCCTTACCCCTGGGGATTCAGGCAATTTTAAACTTTATTTTAGGAGGGAGGCTTACCACTTCCTGGGTCATATTGGTTATTGTGGTTGCGCTAGGTGTGATCTTTGGTGGCTTTTTGCAAGTAAGCCAACTGTACTTATCAGAAAAATTACAACAAAGGGTGTTCAGTAAGTCAGCCATTGAATTTGCTTACCGGCTACCAAGGTTAAAGATGGAGGCTTTGCGAGGCAATTATGCACCTGAATTGGTCAATAGATTTTTTGATACCATTAATTTGCAAAAAGGACTTTCTAAACTGCTAATAGATTTTAGTACAGCGTCTCTCCAAGTCTTTTTTGGTTTGATTTTGCTCGCAATTTACCACCCGTTTTTTATCATTTTCTCCCTTGTTTTGGTTCTTACCATTTATTTGATTTTTAAATTCACTAGTCCAAAGGGGATGAAAACCAGTTTGAAGGAATCATCAGCAAAATATGCCTTGGCTTATTGGTTAGAGGAAATAGCTAGAACTTTGGAAACATTCAAACTTTCTGGTTTTTCTTCCTTGCCTTTTAAAAAGGTAGACGAACTGGTGAAAGAATATGTCGATTTCCGAAATTCACATTTTGCAGTATTGATTTTTCAGTTCAAGTCATTGATTGCTTTTAAGGTGCTTATTGTGGTGATTTTATTGGTAGCAGGTAGTTTACTGCTTTTGAATAATGAAATAAGTATTGGTCAGTTTGTGGCAGCAGAAATCATCATTGTGCTTATCATAAATTCGGTAGAAAAGATAATTCTAAGTTTAGAAACAGTATATGATACGCTTACAGCCACAGAAAAACTTGGGCTCATAATGGATATGGATCTAGAAAGGTCCACAGGTAAAGCAAATGTATTTAATGAAGATATGTCAGGCCTAGCTTATGAGTTTAGAAATCTTAGCCTTCAATCTATTGATAAAAAGTATGCGATTCTCAATAATGTCAATTTACAGATCAGAGAAGGAGAGAAAGTAGTGCTTACAGGGTCAAGTGGAGCCGGGAAAAGTACCCTGTTGCAAGTTATGGCCGGATTGATGGAAGATTATCAGGGGAATGTTATAGTAAATAAGTTGCCAATGGATACTTTGTCTTTAGAAAAGCTGAGGTCCATGATAGGAGATAGTCTGTCTAGGCAATCAATTTTTCATGGTACGATAAGGGAAAATATTACGGTAGGCAAAGAAGGAGTAGACGAAACGAAATTGAGAGAAGTTTTAGAGATTGTGGGGCTTAATGATTTTGTTTATCGGCTGAAAGATGATTTGGAAACCGTACTATTACCGGAAGGTAAAAACCTAAATAATTCACTCATAAGTAAAATTGTATTGGCACGTAGTTTATGTTTTACGCCCAAATTACTATTGTTGGAAGAAGAGCTCAATTACTTAAGTAAGGAAGAATCTGAGAAGGTTTTTGATTTTATTTTTTCCGGTCCGTGGACCTTAGTATTGGTGTCTAACAGAAAAACTCTTTTGAACAAAGCAGAAAAAATTGTAGTGATGGAAGCCGGAAAAGTTGCCTATGAAGGGAATTATTCCGGCTATGAATTTTACCAAAACAACTTGAAAAACCGTTGATCATATGTTAAATATTTCTAGAAATTCGATCAGGGAATTAATTGATCTCGATTCTTTTGAAAGTTACGGGTTGACACTTTCAAGTAACCAAAGCAGAAGAAGGATAAGAATTTTATTGTATTTGCTGATGGCCGGTTTTGTTAGTCTCTTTTTACCTTGGACTCAAAATTTCCGGTCTAAAGGTACCGTTACGGCTTTAAAGCCTGAACATAGGCCTCAAACCATTCACTCTGTCATCCCGGGGAGGATTGAAAAATGGTACGTCCAAGAAGGACAATTTGTGGAAAAAGGGGATACCATACTTTATCTCTCAGAAGTTAAAGAGCAATACATGGATCCGGACTTATTGGACAGGACACAATTGCAAGTAGAAGCCAAGGAGTTGTCTGTGAAATCCTATGAAGAAAAAATTAAAGCCCAACAACAACAGCTTTCGGCTTTGGAGCAGAACAACAAACTGAGAAAAGAACAAGGGCAAAATAAACTTAGGCAAGCTAACTTGAAGGTTCTTTCTGATAGTATCATGCTGGAGGCTGAAAAGGTGAATTTTGCTGTGGCGGAAAAACAATACCTCAGAATGGAAAAGCTATATGAGGAAGGCTTGAAGTCACTAACAGACCTAGAAACAAGGAAAATAAAACTTCAAGAAGCTAAGGCAAAAACCTTAAGCGCAGAAAATAAATTACTGGGAAGCCGAAATGAATTTATTACAGCCCAAATAGAGCTGAATGCAATTGATAATGATTTTAAGGATAAGTTGGCCAAGGTAAATTCCGAAAGGTTTACAGCGCTTTCAGGGCAATACGATGCCGAGGCTGGTGTCAATAAATTAAAAAATACCCTCACCAATTATACGGTGCGGTCAGGGATGTATTATGTGCTAGCACCCCAATCCGGTTATATAACCAAGGCCATTCAGGTAGGTATTGGAGAAACCATTAAGGAGGGGGCTGAGATAATAAGTATCATGCCCCAAAATTATTCTTTGGCTGTTGAAATTTATGTTGACCCTATAGATCTTCCTTTGGTGAAACTGGACAGTAAAATAAGATTTATTTTTGATGGCTGGCCGGCAATTGTCTTTTCAGGTTGGCCTGAGCTGTCCAATGGAACATTCGGGGGCACAGTCATGGCAGTAGACAATTTCACCAGTGCCAACAATAAATATAGGGTTTTGGTGGTTCCAGACCCGGATGAGGAACCTTGGCCGGAGGCTTTAAGAATTGGTGCTGGTGCTGATGGGATAGCCTTACTGAACGATGTTCCTGTCTGGTATGAAATATGGCGACAAATGAATGGGTTTCCACCGGATTATTACACCCTTCAGGAGTCAAAGGAATTGAAAAAACAGACGAAATGAGAAATAGCTTAAGTTTACTTGGACTGTTGATGGTTTTGTCCATGTCTTTAAGTGCACAAGACAATCGGCTTTCCTATGACCAATTCATGGAATGGGTAAAATTATATCATCCCGTTGCGAAACAAGCGGATTTACTATTAGATCTTGGAACACAAGAAGTGAGAAAAGCTCGAGGGGGATTTGACCCTTATTTATATGGGAGTATTGATGAGAAACAGTACCAAGAAAAAGAATATTACAATAAAAAAGAGGCAGAGCTTGTCGTTCCTACCATTGCAGGAGTTGAACTTCAAGGTGTTTTCGAGAAAAATCGTGGTGCTTACCTAAACCCGGAGCATAATGTACCGGATAATGGACTTTATTCTCTAGGGGCCTCAATCAATGTTGGTAATGGCCTATTGATCGATAAGCGCAGAGCAGCACTAAAACAGGCCAAGATTTACAATAAAGCAACTCAGGAGGAGAGAAGACAAAGCCTAAACCTCTTGTACTATGATGCTACGGTGGTTTACTGGAAATGGGCTGGCGCTTTTGCTGATTTAAAAGTAAATGAGAAAGGCCTGAGAGTGGCTAAGGAAAGATTTGAAGCTGTAAAAGGCAGTTTTGAGCAAGGAGATCTTCCGGCTATTGATACGGTAGAAGCTTATACGCAGGTATTGAATCGAGAGATAAAATTTCAAAAGGCAGGCTATACTTTTTTTTCGAGCATGCAGGAATTAAATGTTTACCTGTGGGACGCTGATCAAAACTCAATCGATTTATCCCCTTCAATAGCCCCTGATCCCCTTGTAGGAAGCAATGAGTTGACATTGGACGAGGAGTACTTCAATCAGGCTTTAATCAATCATCCGGAGTTGCGCATGCTAGATTATGACCTGGCATATTTAAATATAGAACGGAGGTACAAAGCAGAGCAGTTAAAGCCAAAAATTAAATTGAAATACAATTTTTTAACTGAAACTCTTGGTGGATTAGAGCAAGTAGGGTTTTATGAAAACAATTATAAATTTGGTATACAGGTTTCTACTCCTTTACTGTTGAGAAAAGAAAGAGGAGATTTAGGCATGACAAAGGTGAAAATCAAAGATGTAAATTATAAAAGAGATCTGAAGCTTGAGCAGTTGGCTGCAAAGCTTAGAAAAGTTACCAATGAATATGATGTGCTAAATAGCCAATTAAGTTTTTTGTCTCAAAATATTAAGGGCTTGGAAACATTGTTAAGAGGGGAGAGAATGAAATTCGATATGGGAGAGAGCTCATTATTTTTGATCAATGCCAGAGAAAAAAGTTTATTTGACTCTCAGCTGGTTTACAATAGTGTATATGTAGACCTAATCATAGCCTATTCAAAAATCAGG of the Cyclobacterium marinum DSM 745 genome contains:
- a CDS encoding DUF4412 domain-containing protein; its protein translation is MNFKSLFILLISLSFLSYDAHSQLLRKIKRAASQGVSRAVEKTVEKEVEKATQRQLEKTFRNLYGDLGENTEGDTTGQGGSSNGTTYDFSKVMGSINMNVDTESEYSFTGLAVIEIKSTNKKGKEEDPVNFNSFLTDNSEYYGMEFIDPEGKNDSEKSIIIMDHKNNATVILVENEEEKSSMAFGMDYGGMMDNYPVDNDGNSLGNGTFEKTGNTKEILGYTCEEYRMESEDSEGTYWISKEPVEGLEGFWSKNSPLITKKMKEQNSSYFTSFPDGNIMEMYFTDNDEGVSSQMKIIKIDTNQPRSFELADYPNPMKAN
- a CDS encoding universal stress protein; the protein is MYQIKKIIVCLDQSEMDKTLVKFAAFIAKSNQSKKIYFTNIIRNLSIPKDVLAEFPNLINNMVEERKSQMKQVVKENLDPDLEINTSFVVREGQLSKKILKLASEKSADIILVGKKTTISGSGVITQRLARRASCSLLIVPENSNPKVKRILVPSDFSDYSKDALEEAIEITEKNGGKSEILCQNVYSVPSGYHFTGKTYEEFSAIMLKHAEVNYKKFIRKIDTKGYKIKPLYTKDEDDDPVIDIINKAQEIEANLIIIGAKGRTAATALFIGSLAERLIQVNNKVPLLVTRPKGKNAGIIEYILEI
- the serA gene encoding phosphoglycerate dehydrogenase, which encodes MTATKKFIIDFDSTFTKVEALDILGEISLRDDPAKAEKLQSIKDITDQGMEGKLTFRESLVKRVEILNANKDQISELISELKKKVSDSFQRNKEFLLENRADIYIISNGFKDFVSPIVTSYGIKPENVFANEFVYDESGKIIGFNKDNPLSKNNGKPETIKKLNLSGDIYVIGDGYTDYEIKASGVANKFYAFTENIHRPSVSSKADHIAPSLDEILYVNKMNKKFSYPKSRINVLLLENVHPIGVELMKAEGYNVEVISSALSEEELAEKIKKVSVLGIRSKTQVTKKVLENADRLISIGAFCIGTNQIDLETCQEKGIAVFNAPFSNTRSVVELAIAEIIFLMRGMIEKTTKMHEGKWNKSANGSFEIRGKKLGIIGYGNIGSQLSVLAENMGLNVYYYDLVERLALGNATKVDSLDELLETCDVISLHVDGRKENELLLDQEKIAKMKKGAYLINLSRGHVVDVAALRDALNSGHLAGAGIDVFPKEPKNNSEPFESALKGLPNTILTPHIGGSTLEAQQNIARFVPGKIIEYINTGNTYNSVNFPNIQLPFLHDAHRLIHIHHNEPGIMAKINNVLAAFDINIVGQYLKTNEKIGYVITDIDKAYSSKVIDELKAIQGTIRFRVLY
- a CDS encoding DUF983 domain-containing protein gives rise to the protein MNENNSLIGAIAKAKCPKCRKGNIFPVSVFSFRKLSDVNHNCPNCGAELVPEPDFYYGAMYISYALSVALFVNVMIVLNYVFDDPDLMVYILSVVFFNVLLLPIMLRYSKVLYLYWLGDISYQENKNNPVQ
- a CDS encoding TetR/AcrR family transcriptional regulator; the encoded protein is MRNIIIPVSHDIFIKDPLSSALGKRILKESLALIEVKGIEAFNFKMLSSKVECTEAAIYRYFENKNKLLLYYINWYWGWLEYNLVYCTANLESPADKLKMAISLLVEGPLYQENQYLNIHSLNRVVWEESNKSFMIRELKSDTKSKMLQQFYDFSERLKDLIIAYKPDFPFPKVLVSTLIWSSILNTFSQRHMADLIEENFNGQNKVDFYYNMVFNSLKR
- a CDS encoding peptidase domain-containing ABC transporter; the protein is MNEQLINTPLKRFFSLLKSEKKEIYAIYFYAVLNGLVSLSLPLGIQAILNFILGGRLTTSWVILVIVVALGVIFGGFLQVSQLYLSEKLQQRVFSKSAIEFAYRLPRLKMEALRGNYAPELVNRFFDTINLQKGLSKLLIDFSTASLQVFFGLILLAIYHPFFIIFSLVLVLTIYLIFKFTSPKGMKTSLKESSAKYALAYWLEEIARTLETFKLSGFSSLPFKKVDELVKEYVDFRNSHFAVLIFQFKSLIAFKVLIVVILLVAGSLLLLNNEISIGQFVAAEIIIVLIINSVEKIILSLETVYDTLTATEKLGLIMDMDLERSTGKANVFNEDMSGLAYEFRNLSLQSIDKKYAILNNVNLQIREGEKVVLTGSSGAGKSTLLQVMAGLMEDYQGNVIVNKLPMDTLSLEKLRSMIGDSLSRQSIFHGTIRENITVGKEGVDETKLREVLEIVGLNDFVYRLKDDLETVLLPEGKNLNNSLISKIVLARSLCFTPKLLLLEEELNYLSKEESEKVFDFIFSGPWTLVLVSNRKTLLNKAEKIVVMEAGKVAYEGNYSGYEFYQNNLKNR
- a CDS encoding HlyD family secretion protein, whose protein sequence is MLNISRNSIRELIDLDSFESYGLTLSSNQSRRRIRILLYLLMAGFVSLFLPWTQNFRSKGTVTALKPEHRPQTIHSVIPGRIEKWYVQEGQFVEKGDTILYLSEVKEQYMDPDLLDRTQLQVEAKELSVKSYEEKIKAQQQQLSALEQNNKLRKEQGQNKLRQANLKVLSDSIMLEAEKVNFAVAEKQYLRMEKLYEEGLKSLTDLETRKIKLQEAKAKTLSAENKLLGSRNEFITAQIELNAIDNDFKDKLAKVNSERFTALSGQYDAEAGVNKLKNTLTNYTVRSGMYYVLAPQSGYITKAIQVGIGETIKEGAEIISIMPQNYSLAVEIYVDPIDLPLVKLDSKIRFIFDGWPAIVFSGWPELSNGTFGGTVMAVDNFTSANNKYRVLVVPDPDEEPWPEALRIGAGADGIALLNDVPVWYEIWRQMNGFPPDYYTLQESKELKKQTK
- a CDS encoding TolC family protein, giving the protein MATNEWVSTGLLHPSGVKGIEKTDEMRNSLSLLGLLMVLSMSLSAQDNRLSYDQFMEWVKLYHPVAKQADLLLDLGTQEVRKARGGFDPYLYGSIDEKQYQEKEYYNKKEAELVVPTIAGVELQGVFEKNRGAYLNPEHNVPDNGLYSLGASINVGNGLLIDKRRAALKQAKIYNKATQEERRQSLNLLYYDATVVYWKWAGAFADLKVNEKGLRVAKERFEAVKGSFEQGDLPAIDTVEAYTQVLNREIKFQKAGYTFFSSMQELNVYLWDADQNSIDLSPSIAPDPLVGSNELTLDEEYFNQALINHPELRMLDYDLAYLNIERRYKAEQLKPKIKLKYNFLTETLGGLEQVGFYENNYKFGIQVSTPLLLRKERGDLGMTKVKIKDVNYKRDLKLEQLAAKLRKVTNEYDVLNSQLSFLSQNIKGLETLLRGERMKFDMGESSLFLINAREKSLFDSQLVYNSVYVDLIIAYSKIRTAAGLGFEGYGL